A genomic region of Leptolyngbya sp. NIES-2104 contains the following coding sequences:
- a CDS encoding PIN domain-containing protein: MRILLDTNVVLDFLLQREPFFQNANQIFEAIRARQIVGYVTATTLTNIFYIARRQTRDIEQARRAVSVTLRVTVICLVDRAILEAAFASGLTDFEDAVQIACAIAQDLDGILTRDRQDFNSSPVPIFSTEDLLQRLNP, translated from the coding sequence GTGAGAATTCTGTTGGATACCAATGTCGTTCTTGACTTTCTGCTGCAAAGGGAACCATTTTTTCAGAATGCGAATCAAATTTTTGAGGCAATCAGAGCAAGGCAAATCGTTGGTTACGTGACTGCAACCACACTCACGAATATTTTCTACATTGCTCGAAGACAAACTCGCGATATTGAACAGGCTCGACGCGCTGTTTCAGTCACTTTGAGAGTAACTGTGATTTGCCTAGTTGATCGAGCGATTTTAGAGGCAGCATTCGCATCCGGTTTGACCGATTTTGAAGACGCGGTGCAAATCGCTTGTGCAATCGCGCAAGACTTGGACGGAATTTTGACTCGCGATCGACAAGACTTTAACAGTTCACCTGTACCTATCTTTTCGACCGAAGATCTCTTACAACGACTGAATCCATGA
- a CDS encoding site-specific DNA-methyltransferase, with the protein MTNIKKGKAPRNRSLELTELDRQRLRPKLISLSRVISYSPTGTIQADSLSIASLLPDRFVDLLILDPPYNLSKNFNGLKFERRSVEAYSEWLETAIAAFKPLLKPTASIYICGDWLSSASIFAVASNHFIVRNRITWEREKGRGAKANWKNSSEDIWFCTVSNEYTFNLDAVKLRRRVLAPYRTIDQFPKDWEATDQGNFRDTHPSNFWTDITIPFWSMPENTEHPTQKSEKLIAKLILASSNPGDFVLDPFVGSGTTSVVAKKLDRHYLGIDLNEEYCLLTERRLELAEVDRKIQGWSDGVFWERNTLAAQQKTQPF; encoded by the coding sequence ATGACGAACATCAAGAAAGGTAAAGCTCCTCGAAATCGCAGTTTGGAATTGACGGAACTCGATCGACAGCGCTTAAGACCGAAACTAATTTCCTTAAGCAGAGTCATTTCGTATTCACCGACCGGGACTATTCAAGCCGATAGTTTGTCGATTGCCTCTCTGCTTCCCGATAGATTTGTGGATCTTTTAATTCTCGATCCGCCCTACAACCTATCGAAAAATTTCAATGGTCTGAAGTTTGAACGGCGGTCGGTTGAAGCCTATTCGGAGTGGTTGGAAACCGCGATCGCAGCCTTCAAACCGCTTCTAAAACCGACTGCCTCGATTTATATCTGTGGCGATTGGCTCTCTTCTGCCTCGATTTTTGCAGTCGCTTCTAACCACTTTATTGTGCGAAATCGCATTACCTGGGAGCGTGAAAAAGGACGAGGAGCCAAAGCGAACTGGAAGAATTCGAGCGAGGATATTTGGTTCTGTACCGTCTCTAACGAGTACACCTTTAACTTAGATGCAGTGAAATTGCGGCGACGGGTGCTGGCTCCCTATCGCACGATCGACCAATTCCCGAAAGATTGGGAAGCGACTGACCAGGGCAATTTCCGCGATACACACCCCTCGAATTTTTGGACGGATATCACGATTCCGTTCTGGTCGATGCCTGAGAATACGGAACACCCCACCCAGAAGAGCGAAAAACTGATTGCGAAACTCATTTTGGCAAGCTCGAATCCAGGCGATTTTGTCCTCGATCCGTTTGTAGGGAGTGGAACCACTTCGGTCGTGGCGAAAAAGCTCGATCGACATTATTTAGGAATTGATTTGAACGAAGAGTATTGTTTATTAACGGAGCGGCGGTTAGAACTTGCTGAGGTAGATCGAAAGATTCAAGGCTGGTCAGACGGTGTATTTTGGGAACGCAACACACTTGCGGCGCAGCAGAAAACTCAACCTTTTTGA
- the deoC gene encoding deoxyribose-phosphate aldolase: MPFAEKSFMSQPYPEIDIAAFIDHSLLTPIATPVQVEQWCEEADRYRFASVCVLPIHVKQAVNLLHNKQPKVSTVIGFPLGANTSIVKRYEAEEAVENGATELDIVINLSWLKTGNLDALHREIAEIRESTGCPIKAILEMALLTEEEKRIAAQVCMEAGAAFLKTSTGWNKGATVADVRLLKEIARDRVGIKASGGIRTAQQALDLIVAGATRLGTSRGVELLRQRDTLEETPSNESA, from the coding sequence ATGCCGTTCGCCGAGAAATCGTTTATGAGTCAACCGTATCCAGAAATCGACATCGCAGCTTTTATCGATCACTCTTTATTAACCCCGATCGCAACTCCCGTCCAAGTCGAACAATGGTGTGAAGAAGCCGATCGCTATCGATTCGCGTCTGTTTGTGTTCTCCCTATCCACGTCAAACAAGCCGTAAATTTACTGCACAACAAACAGCCGAAGGTTTCGACGGTGATTGGATTTCCATTAGGAGCGAATACGTCGATCGTCAAACGGTACGAAGCTGAAGAAGCTGTTGAAAATGGCGCAACCGAACTCGATATCGTCATCAATTTAAGCTGGCTGAAAACAGGTAATTTAGACGCGCTTCATCGAGAGATCGCTGAGATTCGGGAATCTACAGGCTGCCCGATCAAAGCGATTTTAGAAATGGCACTTTTAACCGAGGAGGAAAAAAGAATTGCGGCTCAAGTCTGTATGGAGGCGGGTGCGGCTTTCCTCAAAACCAGCACAGGCTGGAATAAAGGCGCAACCGTGGCGGATGTCCGTCTTTTGAAAGAGATTGCGCGAGATCGGGTGGGAATTAAGGCTTCTGGGGGAATCCGTACCGCACAACAAGCCCTAGATTTAATCGTGGCAGGAGCGACCCGACTCGGAACCTCTAGAGGTGTCGAGTTATTGCGTCAGCGCGATACCCTAGAAGAGACCCCCTCAAACGAATCCGCATGA
- the recO gene encoding DNA repair protein RecO, with amino-acid sequence MSRTYKAIGINLKAMPLGEADRIVTILTKEFGLLRAVAMGARKQNSKLGGRSGLFVVNELLMAKGRSLDKITQAETLESYPGLARNLKKLTAGQYLAELTLQQALSEQPQEELFYLLNEHLGRIEQCDDAEVLPRLIHAVYQLLVVAGIAPQVHQCSVTGAVIQPDFENPDVQAGFSSAIGGVVKLEELDRMVEEQSPAYRVQSPVGEYRVANVQTVRKSRPALNVPLHAPELAALQHLPQAEPPTPDQHPISVWLTLEKLLRQYAQYHFDQPIRSAALIESCFAPDSML; translated from the coding sequence ATGAGTCGAACTTACAAAGCGATCGGGATTAACCTTAAAGCGATGCCCTTGGGAGAGGCAGATCGAATCGTCACCATTTTGACGAAGGAATTCGGATTGCTGAGAGCGGTTGCAATGGGGGCAAGAAAACAAAATTCTAAACTCGGTGGGCGCAGCGGTCTGTTTGTCGTGAACGAATTACTCATGGCAAAAGGTCGATCGCTTGACAAAATCACCCAAGCCGAAACGCTCGAATCCTACCCAGGACTGGCACGAAACCTGAAAAAATTAACCGCAGGGCAATATTTAGCCGAACTCACCCTTCAGCAGGCTCTTAGCGAACAGCCGCAAGAAGAACTGTTCTATCTATTAAATGAGCATCTCGGACGGATTGAGCAATGTGACGATGCCGAAGTGCTGCCTCGATTAATTCATGCCGTTTATCAGCTTTTGGTTGTTGCGGGAATTGCGCCTCAAGTGCATCAATGTAGTGTCACTGGAGCCGTGATTCAACCGGATTTCGAGAACCCGGATGTGCAAGCAGGATTTAGTAGCGCGATCGGGGGAGTCGTGAAACTTGAAGAACTCGATCGTATGGTTGAAGAACAGAGTCCTGCTTACCGAGTCCAGTCACCTGTGGGAGAATATCGAGTAGCGAATGTTCAAACCGTCCGCAAATCTCGTCCCGCTCTTAACGTGCCGCTTCATGCCCCAGAACTGGCAGCCCTTCAGCATCTCCCCCAAGCTGAACCCCCTACGCCCGACCAGCACCCGATCTCGGTCTGGCTCACTCTCGAAAAGTTGCTTCGCCAGTACGCGCAGTATCACTTCGATCAACCGATTCGATCTGCTGCCCTGATTGAAAGCTGTTTTGCACCCGATTCGATGCTGTAA
- a CDS encoding MFS transporter — translation MMRPSPADYVLMSTPIDHDSRSRIEPFQSQPPNRSMPSPMLKEDLFPESNGGFVPENGSAKYVSEDKPVAPQPPEEEPEGFVPVLKNRNFLTLWSGQVFSQLSDKVYLVLMIALIASRFQSEGQTISGWVSSIMIAFTIPAILFGSIAGVYVDRWSKKGVLVATNLLRGALVFILPILLWLTKGWTTFGGLPVGFCLLLGVTFLVSTLTQFFAPAEQSIMPLVVEKRHLLPANSLYTTTAMASVIIGFAVGEPLLALADTIASWFGAGTDFGKELLVGGGYVIAGVLLLLMRTGEKQQDIAPEDQPHVWEDIKDGLRFLKKHAHVRGALIQLVILFSIFAALAVLAVRLAEVMPEIKSSQFGFLLAAGGVGMAAGAALLGTFGQRFAHARLGTIGSIGMAACLTGIGFFYTHLWITLALLTSLGAFAALIGIPMQTTIQQETPEDMRGKVFGLQNNAVNIALSLPLVLAGVSETIFGLRIVFLALAALTIAGGSLTWYISHTNDDNQDEKA, via the coding sequence ATGATGCGACCTTCCCCTGCCGATTACGTCCTGATGTCCACCCCGATCGACCACGATTCACGATCGCGGATTGAGCCATTTCAGTCCCAACCCCCGAACCGATCGATGCCGTCTCCGATGCTCAAAGAAGATCTTTTTCCCGAATCGAACGGGGGTTTCGTCCCTGAAAACGGTTCAGCTAAATACGTTTCAGAAGATAAACCTGTCGCACCTCAGCCTCCAGAAGAAGAGCCAGAAGGATTTGTCCCGGTTCTGAAGAATCGGAATTTTCTCACGCTCTGGTCTGGACAAGTGTTTTCGCAACTCTCAGATAAGGTTTATCTAGTGTTGATGATTGCGCTGATTGCCAGTCGATTCCAGTCAGAAGGGCAGACGATCAGCGGTTGGGTGTCCTCGATCATGATTGCGTTTACGATTCCGGCAATTTTGTTTGGATCGATCGCGGGGGTGTATGTCGATCGCTGGTCGAAAAAAGGTGTTCTCGTTGCGACAAATCTACTCCGAGGAGCGCTCGTTTTCATTCTTCCGATCTTGCTTTGGCTGACAAAAGGATGGACAACGTTCGGCGGCTTGCCTGTTGGATTTTGCTTGCTCTTGGGTGTAACCTTTCTCGTTTCCACCTTGACCCAATTTTTCGCACCCGCAGAACAGTCGATCATGCCACTTGTGGTAGAGAAACGGCACTTACTTCCGGCGAATTCGCTCTATACGACGACCGCGATGGCATCGGTGATTATCGGGTTTGCGGTGGGTGAACCGTTGTTAGCGCTGGCGGATACGATCGCGAGTTGGTTCGGTGCAGGAACGGATTTCGGCAAAGAATTACTGGTCGGGGGCGGATATGTGATCGCTGGAGTCCTCTTGCTTTTGATGCGAACAGGCGAGAAGCAGCAAGACATTGCTCCCGAAGATCAGCCGCACGTCTGGGAAGATATCAAAGACGGATTGCGCTTTCTCAAAAAACATGCTCATGTCAGAGGTGCACTGATTCAGCTTGTGATTTTGTTCTCGATTTTTGCAGCGTTGGCAGTTTTAGCGGTTCGGCTGGCGGAAGTGATGCCTGAGATTAAATCCTCGCAGTTTGGATTTCTCTTAGCGGCAGGCGGCGTAGGAATGGCAGCAGGAGCCGCATTACTCGGAACATTTGGACAGCGATTTGCTCATGCTCGATTAGGAACGATCGGATCGATCGGCATGGCAGCTTGTCTAACCGGAATCGGCTTTTTCTACACGCATCTCTGGATCACATTGGCATTACTGACTTCATTAGGAGCGTTTGCGGCACTGATTGGAATTCCGATGCAAACCACGATTCAGCAAGAAACCCCAGAAGATATGCGCGGAAAAGTCTTTGGGCTTCAGAATAATGCTGTGAACATTGCATTATCGTTGCCGTTGGTGTTAGCTGGAGTTTCTGAAACGATTTTTGGGTTGAGGATTGTATTCTTGGCACTTGCGGCTTTGACGATCGCAGGGGGATCATTAACCTGGTATATTTCACATACCAATGATGACAATCAAGATGAAAAAGCTTAA
- a CDS encoding glycosyltransferase family 4 protein: protein MHIAWLGKKTPFCGNVTYSREVTNALLDREHQVSFFHFAQEEAVPDNFPDHREIQIPFLYKSQIYTIPTLKSAKVLEQALRNLTPKPDIVHASLTLSPLDFMLPEICQALNLPLVATFHPAFDRKLRNITSGTQHLMYQLYAPSLAKYDRVIIFSRIQRDLLIKLGVPAEKIAVIPNGVDNEKYSPGASSFKAQLGAKRSFLYQGRIAPEKNVESLLKAWKQANMGDDCKLVIVGNHGTLAASLIPFYGEEHGIKWLGFLADERDRINILRSTDVFILPSLVEGLSLSLLEAMACGVACVATDAGADGEVLEDEAGIVLETQRVTSQLRALLPQLRDHASWTKLLGEKARQRVEERYTLSSNISQVEALYEDLLREHRSRRRVPVLNRIPSIWRSTSFDLPRGRYPISIELPSD, encoded by the coding sequence ATGCACATCGCTTGGCTTGGCAAGAAAACGCCGTTTTGCGGCAACGTTACCTACAGTCGAGAAGTTACGAACGCCCTGTTAGATCGCGAACATCAAGTCAGCTTCTTCCACTTTGCACAGGAAGAAGCCGTTCCCGATAACTTTCCCGATCATAGAGAAATTCAAATTCCGTTCTTATATAAATCGCAGATCTATACCATTCCAACCTTAAAATCTGCCAAAGTTCTAGAACAAGCGCTTAGAAATCTGACTCCAAAACCGGATATTGTTCACGCTTCACTGACATTATCGCCGCTCGATTTTATGCTGCCTGAGATTTGTCAGGCGTTGAATTTGCCGCTAGTTGCAACTTTTCATCCAGCCTTCGATCGTAAACTCCGCAACATTACATCAGGGACGCAACACCTGATGTATCAACTGTATGCGCCCTCTTTGGCAAAATATGATCGAGTGATCATTTTCTCCAGAATCCAACGCGATTTACTCATCAAACTAGGCGTTCCAGCAGAAAAAATTGCGGTGATTCCGAACGGTGTTGATAATGAAAAATATTCACCCGGAGCATCATCGTTCAAAGCCCAATTAGGCGCAAAACGATCGTTTCTGTATCAAGGTCGAATCGCACCTGAAAAGAACGTCGAATCGTTGCTCAAGGCTTGGAAACAGGCAAACATGGGCGATGATTGCAAACTGGTGATTGTTGGAAATCACGGCACATTGGCGGCTTCATTGATTCCGTTCTACGGGGAAGAACATGGAATCAAATGGCTGGGATTTTTAGCAGATGAACGCGATCGTATTAACATTCTCCGCAGCACCGATGTTTTTATCTTGCCTTCGTTAGTGGAAGGATTGTCTCTTTCGCTTCTAGAAGCAATGGCGTGTGGCGTTGCGTGTGTTGCCACAGATGCGGGCGCAGATGGTGAAGTGCTCGAAGACGAAGCGGGAATTGTGCTGGAAACTCAGCGAGTCACTTCACAGCTTAGAGCCTTACTCCCACAACTTCGAGATCATGCGAGTTGGACGAAACTATTAGGAGAGAAAGCCAGACAGCGCGTAGAAGAGCGCTATACCTTGAGCAGTAATATTTCTCAGGTCGAAGCTCTCTATGAAGACTTGCTGAGAGAACATCGTTCTCGGCGGCGGGTTCCAGTCTTGAATCGGATTCCTTCAATTTGGCGATCGACTTCCTTCGACTTGCCACGTGGACGGTATCCGATCTCGATCGAATTGCCGAGCGATTAA
- the lysS gene encoding lysine--tRNA ligase: MSDELRQTRIEKVDQLKQLGINPYAYRWESTHSAAELQKKYAELPNGEEDPTEVAIAGRVMLRRFLGKLAFFTIQDETGTIQLYLEKKRIQEHMGENAFKQLDKLSDAGDFLGVKGTLKRTDKGELSIYVKEYTLLTKSLLPLPDKWHGLTDVAKRYRQRYVDLIVNPEVRDTFRKRALVTAGIRRYLDEQGFIEIETPVLMSEAGGADARPFITYHNTLDMQLYLRIATELHLKRLIVGGFEKVFELGRIFRNEGISTRHNPEFTTIELYQAYADYHDMMNLTEAIIANVAQKVLGTLKISYQGEEVDLTPPWRRVTMHDIVQEKTGIDFAQFTDLEAAKEAAKIAGIQDVEDCPSIGKLLNEAFEQTVETTLIQPTFILDYPVEISPLAKPHRSKPGLVERFELFIVGRETANSFSELTDPLDQRDRLEAQSARKAAGDLEAHGVDEDFLTALEYGMPPTGGLGIGIDRLVMLLTDSASIRDVIAFPLLKPEKADTEE, translated from the coding sequence ATGTCAGACGAACTCCGCCAAACTCGCATCGAGAAAGTTGACCAACTCAAACAGTTGGGGATCAATCCTTATGCCTACCGCTGGGAATCGACTCATTCAGCAGCAGAGTTGCAGAAAAAATATGCGGAGTTACCGAACGGTGAGGAAGATCCGACTGAAGTTGCGATCGCAGGTCGAGTGATGCTCCGGCGCTTTTTAGGGAAGTTGGCGTTCTTCACGATTCAGGATGAAACCGGAACGATTCAGCTTTATCTAGAAAAGAAGCGGATTCAAGAACACATGGGTGAGAATGCCTTCAAACAGCTTGATAAGCTTTCAGATGCGGGTGATTTTTTGGGTGTGAAAGGAACGCTCAAGCGCACCGATAAAGGCGAATTATCAATCTATGTCAAGGAATATACACTTTTAACAAAATCCTTATTGCCATTGCCGGATAAGTGGCATGGGTTAACGGATGTCGCGAAACGGTATCGTCAACGGTACGTAGATTTGATCGTAAATCCTGAAGTGCGCGATACGTTCCGTAAACGGGCATTGGTTACTGCCGGAATTCGTCGTTATTTGGACGAACAAGGCTTTATCGAAATTGAAACGCCTGTGTTGATGAGTGAAGCGGGTGGAGCCGATGCGCGTCCATTCATCACGTATCACAACACTTTAGATATGCAGCTTTATCTGCGGATTGCAACCGAACTGCACTTAAAGCGGTTGATTGTCGGTGGATTTGAGAAAGTGTTTGAACTCGGTCGCATCTTCAGAAATGAAGGAATTTCGACGCGGCACAATCCGGAGTTTACAACGATCGAGCTTTATCAAGCTTACGCCGACTATCACGACATGATGAACCTCACTGAAGCCATCATCGCAAACGTGGCGCAGAAAGTTCTCGGAACGCTGAAAATTAGCTACCAGGGCGAAGAAGTTGACCTCACTCCTCCTTGGCGACGGGTGACAATGCACGACATTGTGCAGGAAAAAACGGGGATCGATTTTGCTCAGTTCACCGATTTAGAAGCAGCAAAAGAAGCGGCGAAAATAGCAGGCATTCAAGACGTTGAAGACTGTCCATCGATCGGTAAACTTCTCAATGAAGCTTTTGAACAAACCGTTGAAACAACTTTGATCCAGCCGACATTTATCCTAGATTATCCGGTTGAGATTTCACCATTGGCAAAACCGCATCGATCGAAGCCTGGATTAGTCGAACGCTTTGAACTGTTCATCGTTGGACGGGAAACCGCGAATAGTTTTTCAGAGTTGACTGATCCGCTGGATCAACGCGATCGCTTAGAAGCCCAATCTGCTCGAAAAGCTGCCGGAGATCTCGAAGCGCATGGAGTCGATGAAGATTTTCTCACCGCTTTAGAATACGGAATGCCACCAACGGGAGGCTTGGGAATTGGTATCGATCGATTAGTGATGCTATTAACCGATTCTGCAAGTATTCGCGATGTGATTGCGTTCCCGTTATTGAAACCCGAAAAAGCGGACACTGAGGAATAA
- the cysE gene encoding serine O-acetyltransferase encodes MLKSLIADFKIIFDRDPAARNWMEVLFCYPGLQALMFHRFAHWMFKVGVPFMPRFISQIARFFTGIEIHPGATIGQGVFIDHGMGVVIGETAIVGDYALIYQGVTLGGTGKECGKRHPTLGENVVVGAGAKVLGNIQLGNNVRIGAGSVVLRDVPSDCTVVGVPGRIVYRAGERVDPLEHGRLPDSEAQVIRALVDRIESLEQQIQMLQTRESLAVCYAMPAVDSKPEPVAEGEACRLRDRIIDEFLDGAGI; translated from the coding sequence GTGCTGAAAAGCCTGATTGCTGACTTCAAAATTATTTTCGATCGTGACCCTGCCGCCCGGAACTGGATGGAAGTGCTGTTCTGCTATCCAGGGCTGCAAGCTTTGATGTTTCATCGGTTCGCTCACTGGATGTTTAAAGTGGGGGTGCCATTTATGCCGAGATTTATTTCGCAGATTGCCCGATTTTTTACCGGAATTGAGATTCACCCTGGAGCCACGATCGGTCAAGGAGTCTTTATCGATCACGGCATGGGTGTGGTGATCGGAGAAACTGCGATCGTGGGAGATTATGCACTAATTTATCAAGGAGTCACGCTCGGCGGAACCGGAAAAGAATGTGGAAAACGACATCCAACTCTGGGCGAAAATGTCGTCGTCGGTGCGGGTGCGAAAGTTTTAGGAAACATTCAGCTTGGGAATAACGTGCGAATCGGAGCGGGATCAGTCGTGCTGCGCGATGTTCCGTCGGATTGTACCGTTGTCGGTGTTCCGGGTCGAATTGTATATCGCGCAGGGGAACGAGTTGATCCCTTAGAGCATGGACGATTGCCGGACTCTGAAGCGCAAGTGATTCGGGCATTAGTCGATCGAATTGAATCCTTAGAGCAACAGATCCAAATGCTGCAAACTCGTGAATCGTTGGCGGTTTGTTATGCGATGCCTGCTGTGGATTCTAAACCGGAACCTGTGGCAGAAGGGGAAGCGTGCCGATTGCGCGATCGCATCATCGACGAATTTTTGGACGGAGCCGGAATCTAA
- a CDS encoding DUF4142 domain-containing protein — protein MFRKYFIVAISAIVGLCFAIGGSFFSQVNAQTPRVPAVPAQQANAVDLAFVNEAAQFGEANIMLGQLALQRSQNQSVRQFAQAEVAEQQNNKQQLTRIAPQLRVTLPTVPGPKYQALMQRFRQLSGTQFDNAYLDEGVNAHLEAASLFQREAAFGRNPSLISLVNQGLPIINRHFTIASQLTNYRFAQVPRRYNEAAVPSTTPRAQ, from the coding sequence ATGTTCAGAAAGTATTTTATCGTAGCGATTTCTGCGATCGTGGGATTATGTTTTGCGATCGGAGGTTCGTTCTTTTCGCAGGTGAATGCTCAAACACCTAGAGTGCCCGCTGTCCCCGCTCAACAAGCGAATGCCGTTGATTTGGCGTTTGTGAATGAAGCGGCGCAGTTTGGAGAAGCAAATATCATGCTCGGTCAATTGGCACTGCAACGATCGCAAAATCAGTCAGTGCGTCAGTTTGCTCAAGCTGAAGTCGCAGAACAGCAGAATAATAAACAACAGTTAACGCGAATTGCTCCTCAACTCCGTGTAACCCTGCCAACGGTTCCAGGTCCGAAGTATCAGGCGCTCATGCAACGGTTCCGACAACTATCAGGAACACAGTTTGATAATGCTTATCTAGACGAGGGTGTTAATGCTCATCTAGAGGCTGCGTCTTTGTTCCAGCGTGAAGCAGCATTCGGTCGTAATCCTAGTTTGATTTCACTTGTGAATCAAGGATTGCCAATCATCAATCGGCACTTCACAATCGCAAGCCAATTAACGAACTATCGCTTTGCTCAAGTCCCCAGACGATACAACGAAGCAGCGGTTCCTTCTACGACTCCACGCGCTCAGTAA
- a CDS encoding DUF2997 domain-containing protein: MANYQQIEYRIGKDGKVTETVLNGAGESCTLATEDLERSLGSIESRDLLPEYHDNADNSLTVEQSQTIQQQE, translated from the coding sequence ATGGCAAACTATCAGCAAATCGAGTATCGCATCGGTAAAGATGGCAAAGTCACAGAAACAGTGTTGAATGGTGCGGGTGAAAGTTGTACATTAGCGACCGAAGATTTAGAACGATCGCTGGGATCGATCGAGTCCCGTGATTTGTTGCCTGAGTATCACGACAATGCCGATAATTCTCTAACTGTGGAACAATCTCAAACGATTCAGCAGCAGGAGTGA